A window of the Lactuca sativa cultivar Salinas chromosome 5, Lsat_Salinas_v11, whole genome shotgun sequence genome harbors these coding sequences:
- the LOC111897421 gene encoding uncharacterized protein LOC111897421: MGDPGRLTLPCEFGNNTKTYALDDYGSSINLMLFLFYQKLNLPDLKVIRMTIHMANRSVTHPRGIMEDILVKIGKFVFPIDFVILDMKEDANVPIILGRPLINTSRALVDIRESKITLRVGDDEVTFGIEDGFQMVMLKVKSSTLIKKMSLKNWKNLWKKRFNK, encoded by the coding sequence ATGGGAGATCCTGGACGtctcactcttccatgtgaatttggaaataacacAAAGACTTATGCCTTAGACGATTATGGATCTAGCATAAATCTAATGCTTTTTTTGTTCTACCAAAAGCTAAATCTTCCAGATTTGAAGGTTATAAGAATGACAATTCACATGGCTAATCGTTCAGTGACACATCCAAGGGGCATTATGGaagatattttggtaaaaattgggaaatttgtttttccaattgaCTTTGTCATTTTAGATATGAAGGAAGATGCAAATGTCCCAATAATTCTTGGTCGCCCTCTGATAAATACTTCTAGGGCTTTGGTAGACATTCGCGAGTCCAAAATTACTTTGAGAGTGGGAGATGATGAAGTTACCTTTGGGATAGAAGATGGATTTCAAATGGTGATGCTCAAGGTGAAGTCTTCAACATTGATAAAGAAGATGAGCTTGAAGAATTGGAAAAACTTATGGAAGAAAAGATTCAACAAGTAA